A genome region from Thermococcus sp. includes the following:
- a CDS encoding glucodextranase DOMON-like domain-containing protein produces MRKKLVSLFAIFLMAVSLLAVHPVSAGNDNAKPLNVIIVWHMHQPFYYDPVQGVYTRPWVRLHAARDYWKMAYYLSKYPDVHATVDLSGSLIAQLIGYMHGKKDTLQIISDKIANGEPLTVDDKWEMLQAPGGFFDNTIPWNGEPVADPNGNPIRQLWTHYTALKNKMLQVKAKYANLPLEEQKVAVTSAFTEQDYIDLAVYFNLAWLDHGYILSHPKLKAIYDRVDQGGYTRDDLKTVLNAQMWLLNHTLDEYKTVNYLLGSGGNVEVTVVPYAHPIGPILNDFGWESDFDAQVKKADSLYREYLGNGTVTPNGGWAAECALNDKTLEILADNGWKWVITDQLVLQKLGVPNTVGDYYRPWVAQFGDKKIWLFPRDHALSDRVGFNYAGMNQEQAVQDFVNELLKVQKENTDGSLVYVIALDGENPWENYPYEGDLFLTELYKKLTELQNAGLIRTVTPTEYIKMYGDKANKLTPKVMERLDFTGNRVNALLKAQTLNQLYEMAGVKEKMQWPESSWIDGTLSTWIGEPQENYAWYWLYLARKTLMAHKNSMNSSAWDTAYEYLFRAEGSDWFWWYGSDQDSGQDYTFDRYFKTYLYEIYRLAGVAPPSYLYGNYYPDGQPYQNAGPVGLKKGEVKTYSSLSPMAKNVSIYFDGEGLHFVLNGNVSEFEVSIYEAGKHVGNTFTILQKKPSELRYSVWPYSVDSVGLMITKHVVYENGKAEVFNATGYEGSKKIGTAKVVKNGKSIEIIVPFSYIETPNDFYFAVSTVKDGNLVRITTPVEVKLPTEVKGVVLADIKDPEGDDHGPGTYTYPTDSVFKPGVFDLLEFKLIEQTDSYVMQFRFRNLGGNPWNGPNGFSLQIIEVYLDFKKGGNTSAIKMFPDGPGSNVRLDPRHPWDVAFRIAGWDYGNLIVLANGTVYQGEMQISADPTQNAIVVKVPKKYINVGSYGLYASVLVGSQDGYGPDKWRNVAVKAEQWKLGGANPQAVINNVAPRVIDELVPRGFNPTQEQQLSSYNTTTGSLATVRMITLINGTGAGAPTSTTSSSSTTTTSSSASPSQTTTPSPSTSSTPSPTSSPSTSSTPQPSPSPTSTSSGKGICGPAALLALALLPLLRRRRR; encoded by the coding sequence ATGAGGAAGAAGCTGGTTTCCCTCTTTGCAATATTTTTGATGGCTGTAAGCCTACTGGCCGTACACCCGGTCAGCGCTGGAAACGACAACGCAAAACCCCTGAACGTCATAATAGTCTGGCACATGCACCAGCCGTTTTACTACGACCCGGTGCAGGGTGTGTACACAAGGCCCTGGGTCAGACTCCATGCGGCTCGAGACTACTGGAAAATGGCTTACTACCTAAGTAAATACCCGGACGTGCACGCCACTGTTGACCTATCAGGGTCGTTGATAGCCCAGCTGATCGGTTACATGCATGGAAAGAAGGACACACTACAGATTATCAGCGATAAGATAGCCAACGGTGAACCTCTCACCGTCGATGATAAGTGGGAGATGCTTCAGGCTCCGGGCGGATTCTTTGACAACACGATTCCCTGGAACGGAGAGCCGGTGGCGGATCCAAACGGCAACCCGATAAGACAGTTGTGGACGCACTACACCGCCCTCAAGAACAAGATGCTCCAGGTGAAGGCAAAGTACGCGAACCTGCCGCTCGAGGAGCAGAAGGTGGCAGTAACCAGCGCGTTCACGGAGCAGGACTACATCGACCTGGCCGTTTACTTTAACCTCGCGTGGCTGGACCATGGGTACATACTGAGCCACCCGAAGCTCAAGGCAATCTACGACAGGGTTGATCAGGGCGGCTACACAAGGGACGACCTCAAAACCGTCTTAAACGCTCAGATGTGGCTCTTAAACCACACTCTCGACGAGTACAAGACGGTAAATTACCTCCTTGGCAGTGGTGGCAACGTTGAGGTGACCGTGGTTCCCTACGCGCACCCGATAGGCCCGATACTCAATGACTTTGGCTGGGAGAGCGACTTCGACGCACAGGTGAAGAAGGCGGACAGTCTCTACAGGGAGTACCTCGGCAACGGTACGGTGACACCCAATGGGGGCTGGGCGGCGGAGTGCGCCCTCAACGACAAGACCCTTGAGATACTCGCGGACAACGGATGGAAGTGGGTCATAACAGACCAGCTCGTGCTCCAGAAGCTCGGCGTCCCCAATACGGTGGGGGACTACTACAGACCATGGGTTGCACAGTTCGGCGATAAGAAGATATGGCTGTTCCCGCGCGACCACGCGCTGAGCGACAGGGTCGGCTTTAACTACGCGGGAATGAACCAGGAACAGGCAGTCCAGGACTTCGTCAACGAACTCCTGAAGGTGCAGAAGGAGAACACCGACGGCAGCCTCGTCTACGTTATCGCATTAGACGGGGAAAACCCCTGGGAGAACTACCCCTACGAGGGTGATCTCTTCCTAACCGAGCTCTATAAAAAACTCACGGAGCTCCAGAACGCAGGACTCATAAGAACCGTCACCCCCACCGAGTACATCAAGATGTACGGGGACAAAGCAAACAAACTCACCCCAAAGGTGATGGAACGCCTCGACTTCACTGGGAACCGGGTCAACGCCCTCCTCAAGGCCCAGACCCTGAACCAGCTCTATGAGATGGCGGGCGTGAAGGAGAAGATGCAGTGGCCGGAGAGCAGCTGGATCGACGGAACGCTCTCAACCTGGATAGGGGAGCCTCAGGAGAACTACGCATGGTACTGGCTGTACCTGGCGAGGAAGACCCTCATGGCCCATAAGAATAGTATGAATAGCAGTGCGTGGGACACGGCCTACGAGTACCTCTTCCGCGCGGAGGGAAGTGATTGGTTCTGGTGGTACGGAAGCGATCAGGATAGCGGCCAGGACTACACCTTCGACCGCTACTTCAAGACGTACCTGTACGAGATCTACCGGCTGGCAGGTGTGGCTCCCCCGAGCTACCTGTACGGCAACTACTATCCGGATGGCCAGCCTTACCAGAACGCCGGTCCGGTGGGGCTGAAGAAGGGCGAGGTCAAGACGTACTCAAGCCTGTCCCCCATGGCCAAGAACGTGAGCATCTACTTCGACGGGGAGGGACTGCACTTCGTCCTGAACGGAAACGTCAGCGAGTTCGAGGTGAGCATCTACGAGGCGGGCAAACACGTCGGCAACACGTTCACCATCCTCCAGAAGAAGCCCAGCGAACTGCGCTACTCGGTCTGGCCATACTCCGTAGACAGTGTGGGGCTCATGATAACCAAGCATGTGGTGTACGAAAACGGCAAAGCGGAGGTCTTCAACGCCACCGGCTACGAGGGCAGCAAAAAGATAGGCACCGCAAAGGTCGTAAAGAACGGAAAATCAATCGAGATCATCGTCCCGTTCAGCTACATAGAAACCCCCAACGACTTCTACTTCGCGGTCTCCACGGTTAAGGACGGCAACCTCGTGAGGATAACCACTCCGGTTGAGGTCAAACTGCCGACCGAGGTCAAGGGAGTTGTCTTGGCCGACATAAAGGATCCGGAGGGGGACGATCACGGGCCCGGAACCTACACCTACCCAACCGACAGCGTCTTCAAACCCGGAGTCTTCGACCTCCTGGAGTTCAAACTCATAGAGCAGACCGACAGCTACGTGATGCAGTTCAGGTTCAGAAACCTTGGAGGGAACCCGTGGAACGGACCCAACGGATTCAGCCTCCAGATAATAGAGGTGTACCTTGACTTCAAGAAAGGAGGAAACACAAGCGCCATTAAAATGTTCCCTGATGGACCGGGGAGCAACGTCAGGCTCGACCCCAGGCACCCATGGGATGTGGCATTCAGGATAGCCGGCTGGGACTACGGGAACCTGATAGTCCTGGCAAACGGAACCGTATACCAGGGAGAGATGCAGATAAGCGCCGATCCAACACAGAACGCCATCGTGGTCAAGGTTCCGAAGAAGTACATCAACGTGGGCAGCTACGGGCTCTACGCATCAGTCCTAGTTGGCTCTCAGGACGGTTACGGACCCGACAAGTGGAGAAACGTGGCCGTCAAGGCTGAGCAGTGGAAACTTGGAGGGGCAAACCCCCAGGCAGTAATAAACAACGTCGCACCGCGCGTTATTGATGAACTCGTTCCGCGGGGGTTCAACCCAACCCAGGAACAGCAGCTTAGTTCATACAACACCACCACCGGCAGTCTCGCCACGGTGAGGATGATCACCCTGATAAACGGAACCGGGGCAGGGGCACCCACCTCAACGACATCATCCAGCAGCACGACAACCACCTCCTCAAGCGCATCTCCATCTCAGACCACAACACCGAGCCCATCCACCAGTTCCACGCCATCCCCAACCAGCAGCCCAAGCACCTCAAGCACCCCCCAGCCATCACCGAGTCCCACGTCCACCAGCTCCGGTAAGGGCATATGCGGTCCGGCCGCACTGCTCGCCCTTGCACTTCTGCCCCTCCTGAGAAGGAGGAGGCGCTGA
- a CDS encoding extracellular solute-binding protein, protein MKRGLISLLLVGVLVFSVVASGCISGGGSTSSSPTSSTPATTSSSPTPSSSTTTTSSSSTSSPTSTTSSSPTTTTTTTPPATECGSGKVVIWHAMQPNELQVFQSIAEEYMAMCPNVNIVFEQKPNLEDALKAAIPSGQGPDLFIWAHDWIGKFAEAGLLEPIDNYVTADIKNKFAPMAQEAMQYKGHYYAMPFAAETVAIIYNKKMIQNPPKTFAEMKAIMEKYNDPNNKKYGIAYPINSYFISAWAQAFGGYYFDDKTEQPGLDNPATIEGFEFFFKNIWPYMAPTADYNTQQSIFLEGRAPMMVNGPWSIASVKNANISFGIVPLPPITKDGKTYWPRPYGGVKLFYFAKGIKNKEAAWKFVKWFTTNPQVIKQLALQLGYIPVLPEVLNDPDVQKDPVIYGFGQAVQHAYLMPKSPKMGPVWGDVDSAINEILQNPANADIPAILKKYQDKALKDIQGG, encoded by the coding sequence ATGAAGAGAGGATTGATTTCCCTGCTTTTAGTTGGAGTTTTGGTTTTTAGCGTAGTGGCCAGCGGCTGTATCAGCGGCGGGGGCAGCACCAGCTCCAGCCCAACGAGCAGCACTCCAGCGACAACCAGCTCCTCGCCGACGCCTTCATCATCAACCACAACAACGAGCAGCAGTTCAACCAGCAGCCCAACGTCGACAACATCGTCGTCCCCGACCACAACAACCACGACCACACCGCCGGCCACAGAATGCGGCAGCGGAAAGGTCGTTATCTGGCACGCGATGCAACCCAACGAGCTCCAGGTCTTCCAGAGCATAGCCGAGGAGTACATGGCCATGTGCCCGAACGTCAACATAGTCTTTGAACAGAAGCCCAACCTTGAGGATGCCCTGAAGGCGGCCATCCCAAGCGGTCAGGGCCCCGACCTCTTCATATGGGCTCACGACTGGATTGGAAAGTTCGCCGAGGCCGGCCTCCTCGAACCGATAGACAACTACGTTACGGCGGACATAAAGAACAAGTTCGCCCCAATGGCCCAGGAGGCCATGCAGTACAAGGGGCACTACTACGCAATGCCCTTCGCAGCCGAGACCGTCGCCATCATATACAACAAGAAGATGATCCAGAACCCGCCGAAGACCTTCGCCGAGATGAAGGCCATAATGGAGAAGTACAACGACCCCAACAACAAGAAGTACGGTATAGCCTATCCTATAAACTCGTATTTCATATCCGCGTGGGCTCAGGCCTTTGGAGGATACTACTTCGACGATAAGACTGAGCAACCGGGCCTCGACAATCCTGCAACTATCGAAGGATTCGAGTTCTTCTTCAAGAACATCTGGCCCTACATGGCCCCGACGGCCGACTACAACACCCAGCAGAGCATCTTCCTTGAAGGAAGGGCCCCGATGATGGTCAACGGCCCGTGGAGCATCGCAAGCGTCAAGAACGCCAACATAAGCTTCGGCATCGTCCCGCTTCCGCCGATAACCAAAGACGGCAAGACCTACTGGCCGAGACCCTACGGTGGAGTCAAGCTCTTCTACTTCGCCAAGGGCATAAAGAACAAGGAAGCGGCCTGGAAGTTCGTCAAGTGGTTCACCACCAACCCGCAGGTTATCAAGCAGCTCGCCCTCCAGCTCGGGTACATCCCCGTCCTCCCGGAGGTCCTCAACGACCCAGACGTTCAGAAAGACCCCGTCATCTACGGCTTCGGACAGGCCGTTCAGCACGCCTACCTCATGCCCAAGAGCCCGAAGATGGGTCCTGTCTGGGGCGACGTTGACAGTGCCATAAACGAGATACTCCAGAACCCGGCCAACGCGGACATCCCGGCCATACTGAAGAAGTACCAGGACAAGGCCCTTAAGGACATCCAAGGAGGCTGA
- a CDS encoding carbohydrate ABC transporter permease, whose amino-acid sequence MKKSTMIALLLILPGMAAFLFFNLWPIIYSIYLAFTNAQLGNFPIYNAAQSTVSPMHFVGLENFRWILGDDKFRSAFMWTWLFVFTSVTLKVFVGTALSLLYNSKYVKGKMIYRSLLIIPWALPLLFSVTVWKFMFDPVFGPINIILKSIGVSNLPNWTNNAFWGFIALNIIEVWLAYPFMMTVITSALQSVPDTLVEAAIIDGANYWQRIRHVVLPVVGKPIAFATILTSAASFQYFMVPYIYNAPLFEDKFLLLYGFRKAFGASPHYGRAAAVMVIATLVLAVYMYVNVKISKLQEGARG is encoded by the coding sequence GTGAAGAAGAGCACCATGATCGCTTTGTTGCTTATTCTGCCTGGAATGGCTGCGTTCCTGTTTTTCAACCTATGGCCCATCATATACTCAATCTACCTGGCGTTCACCAACGCACAGCTTGGAAACTTCCCGATATACAACGCCGCCCAGAGCACCGTTTCTCCGATGCATTTTGTGGGTCTGGAGAACTTCAGATGGATATTGGGCGACGATAAATTCAGAAGCGCGTTCATGTGGACGTGGCTTTTCGTCTTCACGAGCGTCACACTGAAGGTTTTCGTCGGAACCGCCCTGAGCCTGCTGTACAACAGCAAGTACGTCAAGGGGAAGATGATATATCGCTCACTCCTCATAATCCCGTGGGCGCTTCCGCTCCTCTTTTCGGTCACCGTTTGGAAGTTCATGTTCGATCCTGTTTTTGGCCCCATAAACATCATTCTAAAGTCAATCGGAGTGAGCAACCTCCCCAACTGGACGAACAACGCGTTCTGGGGGTTCATAGCCCTGAACATCATTGAGGTGTGGCTCGCTTATCCCTTCATGATGACGGTCATAACCTCCGCCCTCCAGTCGGTTCCGGACACCCTCGTGGAAGCGGCCATCATAGACGGTGCAAACTACTGGCAGAGGATCAGACACGTCGTCCTGCCGGTCGTCGGTAAGCCGATAGCCTTCGCGACCATCCTGACAAGCGCCGCGAGCTTCCAGTACTTCATGGTGCCCTATATCTACAACGCCCCGCTATTCGAGGATAAATTCCTCCTGCTGTACGGCTTCAGAAAGGCGTTTGGGGCGAGTCCCCACTACGGGAGGGCCGCCGCCGTTATGGTGATAGCGACGCTCGTACTGGCCGTGTACATGTACGTTAACGTGAAAATAAGCAAGCTCCAGGAGGGTGCCAGAGGATGA
- a CDS encoding sugar ABC transporter permease: MMGRRKSEVIKTFTLTLAAILVMFVILFPVYYIFTVSISPQGSIATTHLNLIPKNVTLEPYREVLFGLGGQRISENFTGILEGNAVLENGKLYVKDGTLSGKVKYGPFTGIEFSVPVKDIQFTVPANQKTSGQLTAKVHGLFILTRIGQKNTIGFGIIRNVIMTSGKIDGTPVSGPMVRYVVIMNKGRVTLTTVGKFVNSVFFGYLKNSIILATLTVVLSLIFVIPAAYAFSRMKFFGREHVLYFYLMFTQVAGGLGIAGLIALYGMLVKLGLYNKLPVLSFIYAAGSVPFNTWLLKGYVDSISPDFDEAALVDGAGYLQIIRYVLLPMALPGIATVAIFAFIGGWTEFILASLLLNQGNQPLSVWIYTLMGGIGRGIQWNYFGAAALLFALPVFVVFMLAQNYIRSGLTIGGLKE; encoded by the coding sequence ATGATGGGAAGGAGAAAGAGTGAGGTCATCAAGACGTTCACCCTCACGCTGGCCGCGATACTGGTGATGTTCGTAATACTGTTCCCAGTGTACTACATCTTCACGGTGTCCATATCCCCCCAGGGCAGTATAGCAACAACCCACCTGAACCTAATACCAAAGAACGTCACACTCGAACCCTACAGGGAAGTTCTGTTCGGACTGGGGGGGCAAAGAATAAGCGAGAACTTTACCGGGATCCTGGAGGGTAACGCGGTACTTGAAAACGGCAAGCTCTACGTGAAAGACGGCACACTAAGTGGAAAGGTGAAGTACGGACCGTTCACGGGGATAGAGTTCAGCGTACCGGTTAAGGACATCCAGTTCACGGTCCCGGCAAATCAGAAGACCAGCGGTCAGCTAACCGCCAAGGTTCACGGTCTCTTCATACTAACCCGGATAGGACAGAAGAACACGATCGGGTTCGGGATAATAAGGAACGTCATAATGACCTCCGGAAAGATCGACGGCACCCCCGTATCGGGCCCCATGGTCAGGTACGTGGTGATCATGAACAAAGGCAGGGTAACGCTCACCACCGTCGGAAAGTTCGTGAACTCCGTGTTCTTCGGATACCTCAAGAACAGCATCATACTGGCCACCCTGACCGTGGTACTGTCCCTAATATTCGTCATACCGGCGGCGTACGCTTTCTCCCGCATGAAGTTCTTCGGCAGGGAGCACGTGCTCTACTTCTACCTGATGTTCACCCAGGTCGCCGGGGGTCTGGGGATAGCGGGATTGATAGCCCTCTACGGTATGCTCGTTAAGCTCGGTCTTTACAACAAACTCCCGGTGCTCTCGTTCATATACGCCGCCGGCAGCGTCCCCTTCAACACGTGGCTCCTCAAAGGGTACGTTGACTCCATAAGCCCCGACTTCGACGAGGCCGCCCTCGTGGACGGTGCGGGATACCTGCAAATAATAAGGTACGTGCTCCTGCCGATGGCACTGCCGGGGATCGCCACGGTGGCGATATTCGCCTTCATCGGCGGATGGACGGAGTTCATCCTGGCAAGCCTGCTCCTCAACCAGGGCAACCAGCCGCTGTCGGTATGGATATACACCCTGATGGGTGGAATCGGCAGGGGGATACAGTGGAACTACTTCGGGGCGGCCGCGCTGCTCTTTGCACTGCCCGTGTTCGTGGTCTTCATGCTCGCCCAGAACTACATAAGGAGCGGGCTGACAATTGGAGGTTTGAAGGAGTGA